The DNA region TGCAAAAACCTGTTCGATGAATTTATGCATATAGTCTAAAAGCGAGACCCCTTTTGTTTGACTGGGAAGCAAAAATGCGCCTTTTAAATAAATTGCCGAATTTAATTTGTACTGCGCTCTATCCAGAATCCGAAAAATTATCGTTTCTTCAAGCGCTTCAAGGCGGTCGGCGACAATCGCCAAGTCAAACTTATTCACAAAATCTCCTTTTGCTTTTCGTAATACGGCGACAAAATAATAATTATTACGCTGTCGCAACACACTAATTTTCAAGTTTTATAAAAAAACGCCTAATCATATTTCTTGCGTAATCGCGCCGACGGATATTCCAATTGTTCGCGATATTTTGCGACGGTTCTTCGCGCAACCGATAAACCGAGTTCGTTAAGATCGTCAGACAACTGCTGGTCGGATAGAGGTTCAATTTTATCTTCGCCGTCGATTAACTGTTTTAATTTTTCTTTGATTTTTCTCGTTGAAACATCGTTGCCGTCATTGTTTTGCTTAAACGTTTCCGAGAAAAAATACTTTAACTCATACGTTCCAAAAGGCGTAACGGCAAATTTATTATTAGTCGCTCTGCTTAGAGTCGATTGATGCAAACCGGTATCGTTTGCAATATCGGAAAGGTTAAGGGGAAGCAAATATCGTTCTTTTTTTGTCATCGTAAAAAAACATTTTTGCCGTTTAATAATCGCATCCATTGTCATGAGCATAGTTATTCTTCTTTGCTCAATCGCGTTTATAAGCCAATTTATGCGATTATATTTTTCGCGAATAAAATTTTTTGTATTTCTGTCCGCTTTAAATCGTCTTTTCAACATATCCGAATACTGCTGGTTTATTTCCAAATTCGGCAAAAATTCATCGTTTACCGCGGTTTTCCATTCACCGTCTTCATAACGAACAATTAAATCGGGAACTATAATTTCATTACCGTTTTCATATTCGTTCTTGACGGCGGGCGATAAATTAAGAGTTTTTATTATTTCAAACGCTTCTTGAACTTGCGACGGCTCTATTTCATACTTTCTGGCAATCGTAGTAATTTTCCCATGGGTGAAAAAA from Chitinispirillales bacterium includes:
- the rpoN gene encoding RNA polymerase factor sigma-54 → MNLAFGLEAGLQQKQIQTAQMIQMMNIIQQNAMQLEQYIRQEMEVNPLLEVSQEEKNIDNEDYAGVKDEDGEFRVEENEIDSQSYLEDGFEYGDELRSDETYDEEKRNYAESLRTYSKTFEDKLNEQILDMNLPKDVQKIAFYLVGELNEKGFLDIDYEDVKNRFGADYQTIEKAVEALQNCEPAGIGAANIKECLLLQLDKLGYDDSDLPYKIIQNYWDFFTHGKITTIARKYEIEPSQVQEAFEIIKTLNLSPAVKNEYENGNEIIVPDLIVRYEDGEWKTAVNDEFLPNLEINQQYSDMLKRRFKADRNTKNFIREKYNRINWLINAIEQRRITMLMTMDAIIKRQKCFFTMTKKERYLLPLNLSDIANDTGLHQSTLSRATNNKFAVTPFGTYELKYFFSETFKQNNDGNDVSTRKIKEKLKQLIDGEDKIEPLSDQQLSDDLNELGLSVARRTVAKYREQLEYPSARLRKKYD